The following are encoded in a window of Candidatus Hydrogenedentota bacterium genomic DNA:
- a CDS encoding sigma-70 family RNA polymerase sigma factor, which yields ISLQSPVGDSEDTHFGDFIEDKSAEDPSEMTAYSLLKERLQDVLGTLTDREQEVLTLRFGLADGYSRTLEEVGKKFQVTRERIRQIEAKALRKMRHPTRIRKLEGFLDND from the coding sequence ATCTCGTTACAGAGCCCGGTGGGGGATAGCGAAGATACCCATTTTGGTGACTTCATCGAAGACAAGTCGGCAGAAGACCCGAGTGAAATGACGGCCTACAGCCTGCTCAAGGAACGTCTGCAAGACGTACTGGGCACCCTGACGGATCGTGAGCAAGAGGTTTTGACACTGCGCTTCGGCCTCGCGGATGGGTATTCGCGTACCTTGGAAGAGGTGGGCAAGAAGTTTCAGGTGACGCGCGAACGCATTCGCCAAATCGAGGCCAAGGCTCTGCGTAAGATGCGTCACCCCACTCGCATTCGGAAACTAGAAGGCTTTTTAGACAACGATTGA
- a CDS encoding response regulator SirA — MNSTIKQIVKRDGTVVAYDRDRISTAIFKAAAAVSEFDRSEADRIAQLVEQRLLANFGKQSTPSVEEIQDLVEETLIMESHAKTARAYIRYRHDRQMERTQRAYQFEATDNIPYKKIYEVLRWNMDHGCDTVDGLNEIIASGTLPELIAACENRYDKEVAAGAEKFIEHLPEVRVFFIAGPSSSSKTTTTIKVSEKLAEAGNEFLALNIDHYFFDLDHHPKDEFGDYDYETPHALDLKLIDQHVSELLAGKRIKTPHYDFKTGTRKLGVYDMELGKNQILLIDSLHGLFGEMTQSTPDEKKFKLYIETLGQVRNREGLFMRWADNRLLRRMIRDSWHRNLQPEQTLTHWHYVRRSELRNIIPFIGTVDNLVNSAMPYELPILKDLLFKYFPTAMEKFKDEAKRQDAYVRAKRVYETLKDLTPVSDDSAVPKTSLLREFIGGSDYTY; from the coding sequence ATGAACAGCACCATTAAGCAGATTGTCAAACGTGACGGTACGGTGGTCGCCTATGACCGCGACCGGATTAGCACTGCTATTTTTAAGGCAGCGGCCGCCGTGAGTGAATTTGATCGCTCCGAGGCGGACCGGATCGCGCAACTGGTCGAACAGCGGTTGCTGGCGAATTTTGGCAAACAGTCCACGCCTTCGGTCGAAGAGATCCAAGATCTGGTGGAAGAAACCTTGATCATGGAAAGCCATGCCAAGACGGCCCGGGCCTATATCCGCTATCGTCATGACCGGCAGATGGAGCGCACACAGCGAGCCTACCAATTTGAGGCCACAGACAACATCCCCTACAAGAAGATCTATGAAGTGCTGCGCTGGAACATGGATCATGGTTGCGATACCGTCGATGGCCTGAACGAGATCATTGCCTCAGGAACACTCCCGGAGCTGATTGCGGCCTGCGAAAACCGCTACGATAAGGAAGTGGCTGCAGGTGCTGAGAAGTTTATCGAACATCTGCCGGAAGTACGGGTCTTCTTCATTGCCGGTCCCAGCTCATCCAGCAAGACCACCACCACGATCAAAGTTAGTGAGAAGCTGGCCGAAGCCGGTAATGAATTTCTGGCGCTGAATATCGACCACTACTTCTTTGATCTTGATCACCATCCCAAGGATGAATTTGGCGACTACGATTACGAGACGCCGCACGCGCTGGATCTGAAATTGATCGACCAGCACGTTTCTGAGCTGCTGGCCGGCAAACGAATCAAAACGCCCCATTACGACTTCAAGACTGGCACGCGCAAGTTGGGCGTCTACGACATGGAGCTGGGAAAGAACCAGATTCTGCTGATTGATTCACTGCACGGTTTGTTCGGTGAGATGACCCAAAGCACCCCTGACGAGAAGAAGTTCAAGCTCTATATTGAAACGCTGGGACAGGTGCGCAATCGCGAAGGGCTATTCATGCGTTGGGCGGATAACCGTCTATTGCGGCGAATGATCCGCGATAGCTGGCACCGGAATCTCCAACCAGAACAGACCTTGACGCATTGGCACTATGTGCGGCGCAGCGAATTGCGCAACATCATCCCGTTTATCGGCACAGTGGATAATCTGGTCAACAGCGCCATGCCCTATGAACTGCCGATTCTAAAGGACCTTCTGTTCAAATATTTCCCAACGGCGATGGAAAAATTCAAGGATGAAGCCAAGCGGCAGGATGCCTATGTCCGTGCCAAACGCGTCTACGAGACGCTGAAAGACCTGACCCCAGTCTCGGATGACAGCGCGGTGCCGAAAACTTCCTTGCTGCGCGAATTCATCGGCGGCAGCGACTACACGTATTAG